Genomic window (Capricornis sumatraensis isolate serow.1 chromosome 1, serow.2, whole genome shotgun sequence):
AGGATCCCTCATTAAATCCCTAGGCTCAGCTGActgaaagaagttaaataaaattgaatatatcATAAAgccttatttcctttcctttgatgATGGGTAATAGGTTAGATAAAAGCTTCTGTTTTAGGATATTGATGTGCAGCAGCCAGATATACTAATTGCCTAAGTCCATTGTGCtaggtagggcttcccaggtggctcagagtctgcttgcaatgcaggagacctgggtttgatccctgggttagaaagatcccctggagaaggaaatggcaacccactccagtactcttgcctgaggaatcccatggacagaggagcctggcaagctacagtccatggggtcacaaggagtcagatacgacttaacAACTAGATAGCAACAACAAGAACAGTTGTGCTAGGTGACTTAGTCAGATCTTCAAATAGAGTTCATGATGCCGTTACCTGTATTTTCCTAGTGTTAGCTTGTTAAATGAACTTTGTTATATGGTGCTACGTTCTAAagatattcaattcagttcagatgctcagtcgtgtctgactctttgtgaccccatgaactgctgcatgccaggcttccctgtccatcaccaactcccgaagcttactcaaattcacgtccatagggttggtgatgccatccaaccatctcatcctctgtcatcccgttctcctcccaccttcaatctttcccagcatcagggtcttttcaaatgaatcagttcttcgcatcaggtggccacagtattggagtttcagcttcagcatcagtcctaatgaatattcaggactgatttcctttaggattgactagtttgatcttcttacagcccaagggactctcacagaGAGTCTtctcaagactctcaagagtcttctccaataccacaatatTTCTGTTCAAAGTGTGTTTTTGCTCATTGTGTTGTTGCTAAGCAAAAGGAATAGAATTTTTACAAAATCTTGCCATAAAGATAGATTTTTCTAGAGCTTTCTTCATATAGAAAAGGttatatagtttatttatattcCATTGCCCCCTCCTTGATTAAAGATCTCTGCAGAGAAGCCAttaacattgtatgatttctcaTTGATGTGATTTCTCCACAAGTTGAGATCAGATCATATTGCTACATTAAGGACAAATTTATTTCAAGGTCTTGTCCTTGGGAGTGCTGAAATGTTTTGTCTCTGATAAGTGGACACCCTTACTTCTTTTTGTAGGTACTAGGAACTTTAAAAAGAATCCCACTGATGATacacttttaattttatcttctagagcaaagaaaaaatgttttaatagacAACAATTTAGAAGTTAATGGATCAGAGATGGGGTGTATGTCACATGCAAGAAGAGTGCCTGATATAACTTTACTCTTCTTTAATGTTAAATGAATAACACAGTTATAAAGAAGTTAGAACTGGTcacagataaaaatttaaatagctcAAAAACTCTGTCTTTGATTCCATTACAAGCAGTACCCTTCAAATTTCTAGAATTAACTCTTTTGACTAACTCTTTTTTGCTGTGATTAGATGTAGTATCTACCCCTTGGAATGTGGAACCTGGAGGGGACCAGCTGAGAACCATGACTTACACTATAGTCCTTAACAATCCACTAACTGGAAAGTGTACCACGGCCACTGAGAAGCAGGTATGCCTATGCGCCAGTATTCCAAAAGAACCATGTATGTGGAAAGAGAAAACATGCCTGTCAGAGGTCCTAGTCACCAATTTACAAGACGGTCTCAACAAGTATACAGCAAGACAAAGAAGGGAGGAGAAACTGTTTACAGGTTAAAAGAGTTTAAGAGACACATAAACAAATCAATCCAATCCTAATTCAGTCAAGCCAACTGTAAAAAGGCTTTTCTGAGATTTAAGGAATTGTTCATTTCTAAGTTCTGTAATGGTATGGttgttatattttaaagcaaagagCATTTATCTTTTAAAGGGATATACTGAGGAATTTTAGGGAAtcccttggtgactcagtggtaaagaatccacctacaatgcagaagacatggtttcgatccctgtgttgagaagatcccctggagaaggaaatggcagtccactccaggattcttgcctgggaaattccaaggacagaggaacctggcaggctacagtccatggagtcacaagagtcagacacaactgaaggactaaaccaccaccaccactgagcAATTGATAAAGAAATATACTGATGTATTTTTGGATGAAATTATATTGGTGGTTAGGATATCTTTTAAAAGTAGCTAGGCAGAAgatgaaggtggagggagggaatGTGGGGAGAGATACAGATGAAACAGGACTGGATGTAAGTTAATATTGAAGCTGGTTGATGAGCTGATGAGGGTTCATTATGTAATGTTCATTTCTACTCTTGTATATGTTTGAACTTTTTCataataagtgtttttttttttttttttaaataacactatTGGAATCTGATTTACAGGATCGTGTCAAGGGTTAGGGCCAAATAACTAGATGGCTGCTATGACATATGAGGGAGAGTGTTAGGTATTTTCTGTCTACTCTGACCAGCGTGGCACTGTCATATACTGCGGTTTATGTCTGGCCAGTTTTGTTGAAGTACTGTATATCTGTTCTACGGAgttaaaaaatatctattaacATCTGAATTATTCTTGCTCTCTTAGCTTTTGTCCATCAGTGTTCAAAAGGacttaaaattttctcttccaaagatttccaaacatttaaaagaagTTTCTTTTTGGTATTTGAGAGTCTTTGATAACTTTAGAGGATAAATAGAAGAGGTAAGGTTAAAATGAGAAAGAGTTGGCCAGCAACCACTTCAAAGCCTATTTAGGGAAAGCAGTATTTTGTCTGGTTGTccccttccttcattttttttttttttggtgaagagtggtttttattaaattttaatgaattttagagTGGGGTCCTGGCTTTGTTCAATTAAATTTTGAATTGTTCCTCTACCAGGAAcatttgaaattcttaataaactGCTAACACAGATGAGAGATCATGTAGTTCCTTTCTCCTATGTGTGcctaaaatgaaggaaaaaaattatacaatgaAATGACAGAGAGGCAGCAAATACTATTTCTGCACATTCCTTCTTCTCAATTTGTAGATTACATAGCAACGTGGAGGCCCTTCTGGCTTTGAATATAGGCTCCTCATGTTTTTTTGTAATTTGTGAGAAGGAATTCTGGTATACATGTTCTAAGTTGGCAGGGAATTTGATGTATTAAACATGCACATGCAAAAAAATTTCATCTTATTTTGGCAGAGACTGTATAAAGAAAGTCGGGAAGCACAGTTTTATTTGGTAGATGCAGAAGTGCTGACACATGATGTCCCCTACCATGATTACTTCTATACTCTCAACAGATACTGTATCATCCGATCTTCAAAGCAGAAATGCCGACTGAGGTGAGCTGCTGTAAACGAATGTTTTAGTCAGGACAGGCTACATTGTATGCTGGCAATGTATCAATCCTGAAATCTTAGTTGCAATTTTACacaacaaaactttatttcttgCTTTGCGTGTCCACTGGTGGTCAGCAGAAGGGTGGGAAGCCTCACTCAAGAAGCCAGGCTGATGGGGCTTTGACCTCTGGGGCTGCACAATCCAGAATATGTATCATTTCAGTTACTACCAGAAGAGAGAGAGCTATAGAGTTGTGCTCACAGTCCAGTGGCCAGAATGGTCCCAGGACCCTGTTTAATGGCAAGGAGGCTGGGAGATTTGAGGAGCACGTGGTGGGCAGTAAACAGCTCTGTTGCAGTGGGAGACCAGAAATGTTGGTGTGTTGAAGGTGGTGCTGGGCCCATCATACACTTGCCCTAGTCTCAGCTAGTATAGTGACTTTTAGCTAATGTATGACCACTAGCGATTTTTTATACAAGGCGTTTAggacatttaatttattttgagcCTTTATTgctatttaaataaagaaaactcagagtttgagaaagcaaagaaataaaatgcgAAGTTGATGAAATTATTAGCAGCtcccaggaattttttttaaagaattcattttCAGTGAACAATTTTTTTgtagtcttttttaaaacataaatttatttattttaattagaggttaattactttgcaatattgtattgattttgccatacatcaacatgattttTGTAGTCTTAGTGACTTTACATCCTTTTGGCTTTCCACTGAATTCATTCCTACATTTAAATGCAACGTTCATAATATGGTTAAATCTTGTAAATTAAatattcttcttccttccttattCATTAGAGTTTCAACAGAtttgaaatacaaaaaacaaCCATGGGCTATTATCAAATCTTTAATTGAGAAGAATTCCTGGAGTTCGCTGGCAGATTATTTCAAACAGCTTGGTTTGTAAATTTCTTGATTTATCTACTTTTGTAAGAATGGCATTTATTAACAAAATGGATGGATTCTTCAGTTGGATTCATAGTAGGAACTGGTAGATGGCATTGGAATGACTCTCACTGAAGGGTTCCAACTGttacacttaaaatttaaaaacttctaaTTTTCATTGATCTACCAAACACTTATATAATGCTTATGATATGCCAGATGTTGCCCTGTGTGTTTTATAAATATCAACTCATTGCAAACCtatgatttttttctccattttactaaagaagaaatatcaaaacagagagagagaggttaagtgacttttcCAGGATGACACACTTAGGAGCTGTCACACTCCCTCTCTCTGCAAGGAGCCAGGAAGCTGACTGCAGTGAGGGGCTGGGTGACCTGATCATAAGCATGCAGTGTGCTCATGAAGAAGGTCTGGAGAGTCCTTAGGCCCATACCCCCCTTACCGACGTAGCTCTCCTGGGTTTATGCAGGCCCACTTAGCCATGGGACCATGTACATGTATGGATTTGGTGGAGGGGAAGTGATGTAGTTGTTCTCTTTGGATATTCCGTAAAATGTACATGAAGAaaaagcatacatatatatgttatatatatatgtcacacacacacacacacacacacacacacacacgaatgtaATTAATTTAGTTAAAGAAAAGGTGGTGGCAAATAAACTCAGGGTAATTTAAGGCTTCACTAGCCAGTTTGCtggttatttattttccttgctttctcatTGGTTGTGTCATTATTAAACTCCAAATCAGgagcaaggaaagaaaaactcaaagatAAGTTTGGCTGATAGATAATGAACTTCTAATGAAAAATCTCGTGAAGGGAAAGGTTAAAACAattgagaaaaagaaagttttcaGATTGTTTGCAGACTTTCTTTACCAGTGCTTCCTTTTTTTGCAAACTTTCATTGTAAATTAGAACTATTGTATGCTGCTTCTTCCTTTGAGATTGATGATCAAGTACTATAATCTATCTTGGAAATCTTTCTAGGGACCCAATGTAAGTGGGTAGCCTGTTGTTTCCATAACTGAAATCTttacattaatatttaatatggCACATGGCAGATCTGTTCTGATGGTTCCCATCATTAATTAATACAGTTCATTCTTCTTGGAATAATGAAACCTTGTTATGGGATCATTGTACACTCCGTAACTTTTCATTAAGAGAAAGTAAAGTTTGAATCTAGGCCGTAAGAAACCTGAGTAATAGTTACCAAGGCTTAACTATTAAGTAACGCTATTATGTAAAAGTTACCGAGGcttaaaagaaaagcaagctgAGCACAAAACAACCAACCCTTCTGTATATTATAGCTGAGAAGATTTCTCCACTATctaaagattattattatttttttagaatcaGATTTGTTAATGGAAGAATCTGTGGTAAATCAGTCCATGGAAGACCCTGGAAAACTTACTGGCCTGAGAAGGAGAAGGCGAACATTCAacagaacagtggaaacagctcCTAAGCTTTCTTCTCAGCGTCCTTCTGGAGACATGAGTTTAGAGGCCAAAGGGGATATTACAGGTAGCTGTTACCTGGTAAACAAAGATgaaagctctttttttctttaaacgtTTACTTATATGAAACAGAATATGCCTCTTGTTTATAAGACAGGTCAGTTAGGAGggctccttttctcttcttttctgataaTATTTGTCAAACTCTGAATAATATATAAAGGAGCAGGTGCAAAATGGCAGGCATGTGGCCAGTAGAAGTACTGTACTGGACCTACCtggtattttaaaaactggacatttttatataaaaactcCGATCTTACAGCCCTGGACCCACATGCCTTGAGAGCAGCCATCAATTAGCTGGAGCCTAGCAGTGCCTGCCTCATATAACCAAGTGTGTACTTTTGCCAGGTCACCGGTCCCTATCACTCTCGCCCACTGAGGGATGTTTCATTCGTTAATTTTCTGCCAGGCATTTACAGACATTTGATTTCTACCCTGGAATCTACTACAGTGATTGTATGCTTTTAATCCTTATATACTGTCAGGGCCAGCTCAGTAAAACTGCAGAGATAGAGTTTGACTTTTATTATCTCTGCATTTAATTTTGAAGACATCTTGTCTCTACTAACTATAACACCCTCCCTCTCAGAAATAAGAATCTGTCGTACACCCTCATCCTTCTACATTATCAGATCCTCTTCTAAGGtttatatcttcagttcagttcagttcagtcactcagtcgtgtccgagtctttgtgaccccatggactgcagcatgccaggcttccctgtccatcaccaactcacagagcttactcaaactcatgtccatagagtcagtaatgccatccaaccatctgatcctctgtcgtccccttctcctcccaccttcaatctttcccagcatcagggtcttttccaatgagtcagttcttcgcatcatgtggctaaagtattggagtttcagcttcagcatcagtccttccattgaatagtcaggactgatttcccttaggatggactagttggatctccttgctatccaagggattctcaagagtcttctccaacaccttagtgtgaatatatttttctaacatttaaatCTAATGGCTATTTAATTTGGGATTTGGCAACAAAATTTCGGCAACAGAAAACAGGGGAGGatgatttcaaaaaaatttttttacggAGCAAAGCCTTATACACATAGAACTAACTCAAATATTATTTGCAGAGATGAAACTTAGAGATCATTCATGATATATTGAATTGCTTACTTAATTTTAGAACAAATTAATTTGTAATATAGGTCAAATTTGCAGAACTGATATAAGGTTTCTTTTTGTAGATTTGTTTAATATTACTTAGAATATCAGAAGTCAAAGAAGGGTGCAGGGAATTCACCTTAACTCACTGTGTctttacaaataattttacaaatttcttctccagtatttttcaaatgaagttaaaCTTTTACCAGTTTTAATCACAACCCCGAGTCTCAGCCTTCTGTTTTTGTAATttgcaggaaagaaaaaggaaattgaaagcTGTAACACTGTCCTTATTGTGGTGATGAGTATTTTGTAAGTATTTGTGTTGAGAGCTTATTTTGCTGTGCCCTCACTTATCTTTTAATGGTTTCcaaaaagatttgaaaatatttgtacATTATTGTATAGACATTACTACTATTTGACCGATTTTGGCCTACAGAAACAGTAATTTTATGTTTCAGTCTGGTAGTTTTGAATGATTTTCAGAACTGTTAAATTCGAGGGAATACCAAATAAACATTCagtagatgtttttgttttttaagttaatttgatTTGTTTTCACCATCATAGGTTTTTAGGGAAATACCATAAacttaaaatattgatatatgcAGGCAGGTAAAATCCCCAAAATGCTATTTTGCTGTATTATATTAGACCAGTGGTCCTTATCCTTTACTATACATGAGAATCATTTGCTAAACTACtaatttcagggcttccctggtggcccaagggttaggaccctgtgcttccaatgcaggggacttaggttcaatccctggtctgagagctaagatcccacaagtcatgtggcatggccaataaataaaatttaaaactaaaattttaaaaatattaagttaaaCATAAATTTCTCAGCTCCAATACTACAGATTGAGTCAGTAGGTCTTCAGTAGGGATAAAGAATCAGTAGTATTCTAAAACACACTGCATAGGTTATTCTGACGCAAGTAATCTGAGGATTGTAGGATGAGAAATACTGGAATAAACAGTCTGCATCTCAGAGTATTTTTTTGGAATCTTCTCTGTCGGTCATATTTAGACTCCTGTTATCTCCACGGCTATACTTGGATCATTGGGTGGTCCATCAGATTTAATTGAATTAGTTCTGACTGGATGATACGCTCTGGGTGTATTTTTTGGAAAGAAATTCTCATGTCAGCCTGTTTTTCTAATTGCAGACTTCAGAACATAGAAAATTTGTTGTACCTTCAAGTTTTATAAAAGCTTTTCATATTCTGCTTAAATTGGTTTGCTGTGACAGTTTTGAATAGTATATATTATCTGTGATCTTTTGTATCACTTTGCAGAAAATTTATAGTCAGATATTAAATGTTGATTTTTATGCCATTTCATAGATTTGATTTTTTTGCTACTACCTTAGTTTTCATCTTCAAGATGGGTAAAAGTGAATACTATATATTTTAAGGCAAGTCAATATTTTAGCAGGAAAAAATAAGAGATATGATGCCACCtatgtatttgcatatatatgtaatgagATACATTCATTCACTTGACATGCTGTTGTGAATACCAGCAAAGTAAGGGTACTTAACAAGtaacattttacatatgataCCACTGATGTCTGTCTGGGATTTGAAACTTTGTCTAAGTTGGACCAGAAGGAATTTTTGCTGAATGTGCGTTTGTTTTGGCTTCCGCTGGGAAAAAGAGGTACATAATGATCTATCTAAGAGCAAATCCATAttgatcttcatttcctttctgaagTACGGTACTATGCATGTGTAATTGCTTAATACAAAAGCACCCCAAAATAGATCTTGAAAGCTAATGTGGTAGATTTCTAGGCTGGTGGTTGCACATCAACACTGGTTAGGATTCCTGGCAGAGAGGAGAGACGTCAGGGACAATCCCAACCTGCTTATTTGAGGACTTCATTGTCACTAGTTACCTTCCAACTTTTCCCTTAACATCCACTTAGTACTTAAAGTTATTATTTCAtacaataaaataggaataattaatttaaatagtaaCTAACTGGAAACTAGTCTGGGTAATAGGCATTTCTGAAGCTTTTGCATGTCTCTTCTGCATTAGCAGTGCTTTCGGTCTGAATGAGAGTGGACTAACCAGGTCTGATTTTCTCTGTCTAGTTTGCTGTTGCTAGTTTTGCTGAATGTGATGCTGTTTCTGAAGTTGTCAAAGATAGAATATGCTGCTCAGTCCTTTTACCGTCTTCATCTCCAAGAAGAGAAATCTCTAAAGTAAGTCTTCCCTTCCACAACCTATTATTTCAATAATTCCTATGCTGCAGAAAATTTAAGTCCAGTTTTAGAGAGTTTGGTCTGCCAACTTCTCTTTAGTCATATGCTGTTTTGTTTTACATGCAAATTTATGGGACTAATGATTTCTGGAAAAGGCTAGAAGCCGTTCCCTTGATctgtcaaaaaattttaaattatttatttggctgtgccaggtcttagttgcagcatgcaggatcttttagttgctgcatgcaaactcttagttgtggcatgtgggacctagttccccaaccagggatcagacctgggccccttgcattggaagtgtagagtcttagccactggactgccagtgaagtcTCTATTTCCTGATCTTTaagatggtatttttctttcagtttagcCTCTGATATGGTGTCAAGAGAGGAAGCTGTTCAAAAGAGCAAAGGCCAGGCGCATCGCTTAAAAGGAGTGCTCCGGGACTCCATCGTGATGCTGGAACAGGTTGGTACCTCTGTGTCCCATGGTACTTGGTACTCATCCCAGTGATTCAGCTGCTTTTCTGGCTGTTCTATTCACTATAccattatttgaagaaataccCCTTCTAGAGGCATCTAACCTTGCCAGTTTCTGGATTATGCATTTTATGTATATAGTTACTTTTatcaatactttttttaaaaaatggaaatatactaTACTTACCATTGCATACCCTCCTTTTTTCAATTAGTAATGTATTTGAAGGTGTCTCCACATCAGTATGTATACATctactgctttctttttattgattcttCTATATAAGATTTCATGCTTAACATTAGCTCTTTTTATAGAAATGGTAGATATTGTATACACTgcccattattttgtttttatctattaATCATGTATCAtggagatatttcttttttttaatagtaaatatatatatttaattggaattaaaatgctaaaatttCTTTGGCTATAAGAATCTAAGATATGTTAGACAATTTTTGTACCCTACTTTACAACCTCTTGAtctttttcctgctttggcagtcaCTGTGGTAACCAGCTACATTTGGAAGTTGAGGACACCACCATAAAGCTGCATTCccttatctctttttttaaaaaaatttgtttatttattattattattttttttactttacaatattgtattggttttgccacacatcaacatgaatccaccacgggtgtacacgtgttcccaatcccgaacccccctctcacctcccccgccacatcatccctctgggtcatcccagtgcaccagccccaagtatcctgcaccctgcatcgaacctagactagcgattcatttcttatatgatattatacatgtttcaatgccattctcccaaatcttctcaccctctccctctcccacagagtccaaaagactgttctatacatttgtgtctcttttgctgtctcgctcacagggttatcattaccatctttctaatttccatatatatgcgttagtatactgtattggtgtttttctttctgacttacttcactctgtataataggctccagttttatccacctcattagaactgattcaaatgttttctttttaatggctgagtaatagtccattgtgtttatgtaccacagctttcttatccattcatctgctgatggacatctaggttgcttccatttcctggctgttataaacagtgctgctatgaacactggggtacacgtgtctctttcaattctggtttccttggtgtgtatgcccagcagtgggattgctgtacaTGGAGATATTTCTATATCAGCATATAAAGCACTTCTTCTTTTAATAGCATGTAGAATTCAACTGTACATGTGTGGCATAATTATTTTACCAGTTCCCCATTGTAGAATAAACACTTGGGTTATTTTGGTGTTTTCTATAAGCATTCTCTCTTGTCATCAATATGTGCTGTCTGGTTCTATGAATCAAAACTTAGGATTacctttgaaaaataaagactaaTACTCCCATCATAATATAAGATTTGTGTACTTTTCAAGTCTCACTGActctttggacatgagtttgagcaaactcagggagatagtaagggacagggaagcctggagtgctgcagttcatggggtcgaaaatagtcggacatgacttagttactgaacagcaacaaaataaatatattttagataataagCAAACAATAACTTTTCAGAATTGAAGAGTAGAGATTTCTATAGTGTCTGTAATCAGGCATTGGCCTTCTGGTGGATAGCTTGTCTAACCTTAGCTTTTCTTTCCAGCTTTCCagcttttttgcctttttattctaCTTTCCAGAAAtttcctcatttaatcctcaaattcTTCTACTGAGTTTTTCAATTTTTGctaacactttttaaatttcaaatttctctgaattttctttttttttaaatggaattgtgTGGAATTGTCTGCCTGTGTGGATCCAAAGTTCTTAACGTGTGAGCTGGGCTGGTCTACCCTGAACTTCTCAGTAGATCTGGCTGGCCTGTTGGTTGAGAAATCCTGATGTCAGCATCTTTAGGTCTTTACTCTTGGACTGGACAGTTTCCACAAAGAAGACTCTTTCAATCTCCTCCCTGAAGTATTAAGGGCTGGCTGCCAGCATTTTAGGAGCTTACTGAGAGTAGAGGGATAGAGGAGGGCAGGGTGATGGGACAATCTGAGCGTACAGTGTACGTGTTTCTGTGTAATCCCTATTCTTGGTATATACTGCTTTCTTTACTGATGTCTTGGCATCCTCCTGGCCAGGCTGCCATAGGACTTCAGACTTCTGCCCAGGTAGTAGGAGAGGCCACATGTCCAAAAGTTCATCCAGTCATTCttattttagttcctctttattccCACTtctaactccgggagttggtgatggacagggaggcctggcgtgctgcgattcatggggtcgcaaagagtcggacacgattgagtgactgaactgaaaggggccTGTTAATTCCTGAGGCTTTTAAGGATTCTTCAGGGTAGATTTGATTGGTTCTCAACTTTTTCTGCTGTTGGCTTGGGATTCAGCGTTTTGAGGGCTGCTAAGTCATCCTTCTTCCTTCCAGTCTCCAAAGTCATGTTGCTCTTGTTGCCTATTCTATTCCCTCCGCACCCACCCTGGCTCGACCTTGTGGATTtatgccttaaaaaaataaaaataaaaaatcccttTACTGTGCTTTTGGTGGGGTTGCAGGAGGGAGAAAAATTGGATGCGTGTATTTAATCTACTTACTCCCTCTTCAGTGTGCACTGCCTTGATTTCTTCCACTGATACTGCCCAAGCTAAGCTCCCAGTGATCTCTGACTTTTAAAGTTAATGTACCTTTTTTTGGAGTTTTCATCTTACAGTGCCAATACTTGACAGAGCTGACCATTCCTTTCTTGAAATATATCTAATCTTCCCTTCTTTAGAACCATGAAGAAACCTAGCTTTATTGCGAAATAGCTTACATACCATAgcattcact
Coding sequences:
- the GRAMD1C gene encoding protein Aster-C isoform X2, translating into MENLSLSIEDTVQPRSPGRSSLDDCGERDEKLSKSISFTRESISRVSESESIEGNSPKGGLGKEEPQNEKQIRSPSLTSERRLSRRSSKSLDLNKNEYLSLDKSSTSDSVDEENILEKDLHGRVYINRVFHISAERMFELLFTSSRFMQRFSNSRNIIDVVSTPWNVEPGGDQLRTMTYTIVLNNPLTGKCTTATEKQRLYKESREAQFYLVDAEVLTHDVPYHDYFYTLNRYCIIRSSKQKCRLRVSTDLKYKKQPWAIIKSLIEKNSWSSLADYFKQLESDLLMEESVVNQSMEDPGKLTGLRRRRRTFNRTVETAPKLSSQRPSGDMSLEAKGDITGKKKEIESCNTVLIVVMSIFLLLLVLLNVMLFLKLSKIEYAAQSFYRLHLQEEKSLNLASDMVSREEAVQKSKGQAHRLKGVLRDSIVMLEQLKSSLIMLQRTFDLLSKNKTGMTIQS
- the GRAMD1C gene encoding protein Aster-C isoform X1, which translates into the protein MENLSLSIEDTVQPRSPGRSSLDDCGERDEKLSKSISFTRESISRVSESESIEGNSPKGGLGKEEPQNEKQIRSPSLTSERRLSRRSSKSLDLNKNEYLSLDKSSTSDSVDEENILEKDLHGRVYINRVFHISAERMFELLFTSSRFMQRFSNSRNIIDVVSTPWNVEPGGDQLRTMTYTIVLNNPLTGKCTTATEKQRLYKESREAQFYLVDAEVLTHDVPYHDYFYTLNRYCIIRSSKQKCRLRVSTDLKYKKQPWAIIKSLIEKNSWSSLADYFKQLESDLLMEESVVNQSMEDPGKLTGLRRRRRTFNRTVETAPKLSSQRPSGDMSLEAKGDITGKKKEIESCNTVLIVVMSIFLLLLVLLNVMLFLKLSKIEYAAQSFYRLHLQEEKSLNLASDMVSREEAVQKSKGQAHRLKGVLRDSIVMLEQSHPSHMGLLKSFLRCPQRKKSIDWIRGEPGFSG